In one window of Bos taurus isolate L1 Dominette 01449 registration number 42190680 breed Hereford chromosome 15, ARS-UCD2.0, whole genome shotgun sequence DNA:
- the OR52H2B gene encoding olfactory receptor family 52 subfamily H member 2B produces MTTFNLTGYNTGAFTLLGIPGLEQHQVWISIPFCLIYFVAIVGNSVLLMATEHSLHAPMFFFLSMLAITDLILSTTCVPKTLSIFWFGPQRISFPGCLTQLFFLHFSFVLDSSILMAMAFDRYVAICSPLRYNTILTPRTIVKIAVGISFRSFCVIFPCVFIVNRLPFCRTCNVPHTYCEHIGVARLACADISINIWYGFCVLLMAVISDVILIAVSYILILCAVFHLPSQDARQKALGTCGSHVCVILMFYIPAFFSILAHRFGHNVPQTFHIVFANLYVIIPPALNPIVYGVKTKKIRDKVIFLLFPMRSY; encoded by the coding sequence ATGACCACGTTCAATCTGACTGGCTACAACACAGGTGCCTTCACCCTTTTGGGTATTCCTGGACTTGAGCAGCACCAGGTCTGGATCAGCATCCCCTTTTGTCTCATCTATTTTGTGGCCATTGTGGGTAATAGTGTCCTTCTCATGGCAACGGAGCACAGTCTTCATGCACCcatgttctttttcctttccatgcTGGCTATTACTGATCTTATACTGTCTACCACCTGTGTCCCCAAAACTCTGAGCATCTTCTGGTTTGGTCCCCAGAGAATCAGTTTTCCCGGCTGTCTCACACAGTTATTCTTTCTGCACTTCAGCTTTGTTTTAGACTCATCTATACTGATGGCCATGGCatttgaccgctatgtggccatctgttcACCCTTGAGATACAACACTATTCTGACTCCCAGAACCATTGTCAAAATTGCTGTGGGAATCtccttcagaagcttctgtgttATTTTCCCATGTGTTTTCATTGTAAATCGTCTACCCTTCTGCAGGACATGTAACGTCCCTCACACATACTGTGAGCACATAGGTGTTGCCCGACTAGCCTGTGCTGACATCTCCATCAATATTTGGTATGGGTTTTGTGTTCTCCTCATGGCCGTCATCTCAGATGTGATTCTAATTGCTGTCTCCTACATCCTTATCCTCTGTGCTGTATTTCACCTCCCTTCTCAGGATGCTCGCCAGAAGGCCCTAGGCACCTGTGGTTCCCATGTCTGTGTCATCCTCATGTTCTATATACCAGCATTCTTCTCCATCCTTGCACATCGCTTTGGACACAATGTCCCTCAGACCTTTCACATTGTGTTTGCCAACCTCTATGTTATCATCCCACCTGCCCTCAACCCTATCGTCTATGGAGTAAAGACCAAGAAGATCCGAGACAAAGTCATTTTTCTGCTCTTTCCTATGAGGTCCTATTGA